In Deinococcus maricopensis DSM 21211, one genomic interval encodes:
- a CDS encoding enoyl-CoA hydratase-related protein gives MTDTAVPVVARALVNGVLTLTLNRPDKLNAANDALLLELTKALRDAERDADARVIVITGAGRGFCAGQDLGDVSGRSMGFAEHLEHTYNPLIRKIRGIEKPVITAVNGVAAGAGASLALSGDIRLWSSAATFIEVFSNIALVPDSGSTYFLPRLVGYHRAFELMSLAERVNAEDGLRLGLCEHVFPAETFAADVQAYAERLATRPVRALGLTKRALNKALSGTLDDALTYEAHLQQAAGTHAEHQEGLQAFREKRAPDFRNLK, from the coding sequence ATGACCGACACCGCTGTGCCCGTGGTGGCGCGCGCCCTCGTGAATGGCGTGCTGACCCTCACCCTGAACCGACCGGACAAGTTGAACGCCGCGAACGACGCGCTGCTCCTCGAGCTCACGAAGGCCCTGCGGGACGCGGAGCGCGACGCGGACGCGCGCGTGATCGTCATCACGGGCGCCGGGCGGGGCTTCTGCGCCGGGCAGGACCTCGGGGACGTGAGTGGGCGCAGCATGGGCTTCGCGGAGCACCTGGAGCACACGTACAACCCCCTGATCCGCAAGATCCGCGGGATCGAGAAGCCGGTGATCACGGCCGTGAATGGCGTGGCGGCCGGGGCGGGCGCGAGCCTCGCGCTGAGCGGCGACATTCGGCTGTGGAGCAGCGCGGCGACGTTCATTGAGGTGTTCAGCAACATCGCGCTGGTGCCGGACAGCGGCAGCACGTACTTCCTGCCGCGCCTGGTCGGGTACCACCGGGCGTTCGAGCTGATGAGCCTCGCGGAGCGCGTGAACGCGGAGGACGGTCTGCGCTTGGGGCTGTGCGAGCACGTGTTCCCGGCGGAGACGTTCGCGGCGGACGTGCAGGCGTACGCGGAGCGGCTGGCGACGCGGCCGGTGCGGGCGCTGGGCCTCACGAAACGCGCGCTGAACAAGGCGCTGAGCGGCACGCTGGACGACGCGCTGACGTACGAGGCGCACCTGCAGCAGGCGGCGGGCACGCACGCGGAGCATCAGGAGGGCCTGCAGGCGTTCCGGGAGAAGCGCGCGCCGGACTTCCGGAACCTGAAGTAG
- the ruvX gene encoding Holliday junction resolvase RuvX — MNPPVVLALDVSKTRIGYAVNVGDLAFGRGSRDRTTLSADLKAVAKKAHHEGATLLLLGLPLRTDGAPSAVADRVRSFGSALRAAGHTVQYQDERFTTQRARDLGAADLDEAAAVQILELYLQGQAARSEH, encoded by the coding sequence ATGAACCCACCCGTCGTGCTCGCCCTGGACGTCAGCAAAACCCGCATTGGGTACGCCGTGAACGTCGGCGACCTCGCGTTCGGCCGCGGCAGCCGCGACCGCACCACCCTCAGCGCCGACCTCAAGGCCGTCGCCAAGAAAGCCCACCACGAAGGCGCCACGCTGTTGCTGCTCGGCCTGCCCCTGCGCACGGACGGTGCCCCCAGCGCCGTCGCCGACCGCGTCCGCAGCTTCGGCAGCGCCCTGCGCGCCGCCGGCCATACCGTTCAGTACCAGGACGAACGCTTCACCACCCAGCGCGCCCGCGACCTCGGCGCCGCCGACCTCGACGAGGCCGCCGCCGTGCAGATCCTCGAACTCTACCTGCAGGGCCAGGCCGCCCGCAGCGAACACTGA
- a CDS encoding peptidylprolyl isomerase, protein MRGMDLYIPDGYRLTPFFSDERTTQFNAAPELGDGIEPGKQYRAVFETSKGRLVMDLDAEEVPVTVNSFAYLLRHHYYDGIVFHRVIQDFMAQTGDPTGTGRGGPGYRFEDEATPHRHDRKGVLSMANAGPNTNGSQIFITFGPTPHLDGRHTVFGRIVDGVDVLDRITRIQPGYPGTPDVIERAYLVERDA, encoded by the coding sequence ATGCGGGGCATGGACCTGTACATTCCTGACGGTTACCGCCTGACGCCGTTTTTCAGCGACGAACGCACCACGCAGTTCAACGCCGCGCCGGAACTCGGTGACGGCATCGAGCCGGGCAAGCAGTACCGCGCGGTGTTCGAGACGAGCAAGGGCCGCCTGGTGATGGACCTGGACGCCGAGGAGGTGCCGGTGACGGTGAACAGCTTCGCGTACCTGTTGCGGCACCATTACTACGACGGTATCGTGTTCCACCGCGTGATTCAGGACTTCATGGCGCAGACGGGCGACCCGACCGGCACGGGCCGTGGCGGCCCCGGCTACCGCTTCGAGGACGAGGCGACGCCGCACCGTCACGACCGTAAGGGCGTGCTGAGCATGGCGAACGCCGGGCCGAACACGAACGGCAGCCAGATTTTCATCACGTTCGGGCCGACGCCGCACCTGGACGGGCGCCACACGGTGTTCGGGCGCATCGTGGACGGCGTGGACGTGCTGGACCGCATTACGCGCATCCAGCCGGGCTACCCGGGCACGCCGGACGTGATCGAGCGCGCGTACCTCGTCGAGCGGGACGCCTGA